One region of Azoarcus sp. CIB genomic DNA includes:
- a CDS encoding surface-adhesin E family protein, which produces MTVRFPVRCALLAALLLPGFVSAEQTWDMVVRDRERTVELDRSSVIQSDGGQKVAWARIVLSPERAAIEGYASVKAMNRYDCYNRSFFTLKRVYMDERHVILREEGGLDESPVLAARNSVDERLWQEVCKPPSVSDLKKIARDVTAIAESANADAGITPLVPLSRSAAVPTDTPARETERIARHARSRAPAPEAQSAPAESSPSGKRASSPRGSATPARETVASLAPTPSRAPSVRDFALRRPEWSYEGDTGPDKWASLRPEWAVCAQGKRQSPIDLRNGIAVDLEAPRFDYRETGFRIADTGRTLRVHVGAGMGVVLRSQRYELEFFEFHRPSVERVGGQASDMAVHFHHRDAAGNIAIVAVLLESGDRSHPLIQTLWNNLPLERGTDYTPTVTIDPAGLLPASSSHYLFMGSLESPPCTEGVLWAVMKEPLLLSSDQLAIFARLYARNGRPIQPHHGRLILESR; this is translated from the coding sequence ATGACTGTTCGCTTTCCCGTCCGTTGCGCACTGCTCGCAGCCCTGCTGCTGCCGGGCTTCGTCTCGGCCGAGCAGACCTGGGACATGGTCGTGCGCGACCGCGAGCGCACGGTCGAGCTCGACCGTTCCAGCGTGATCCAGTCCGACGGCGGGCAGAAGGTCGCGTGGGCGCGCATCGTGCTCTCGCCCGAGCGTGCCGCGATCGAGGGTTATGCGTCGGTGAAGGCGATGAACCGCTACGATTGCTACAACCGCAGCTTCTTCACGCTAAAGCGCGTCTACATGGACGAGCGCCACGTCATTCTGCGCGAGGAGGGCGGCCTCGACGAGAGTCCGGTGCTGGCGGCGCGCAACAGTGTGGACGAGCGCCTGTGGCAGGAAGTGTGCAAACCCCCCTCGGTCTCCGATCTGAAGAAAATCGCGCGCGACGTGACGGCGATCGCTGAGTCTGCGAATGCCGACGCGGGCATCACCCCGCTGGTCCCGTTGAGCCGTTCGGCCGCCGTGCCGACCGATACCCCGGCGCGCGAGACCGAACGCATCGCGCGCCACGCGCGGAGCAGGGCGCCGGCACCCGAGGCGCAATCCGCGCCCGCGGAATCCTCTCCGTCCGGGAAGAGGGCATCGTCGCCGCGGGGCAGTGCGACACCTGCCCGCGAGACGGTCGCCTCGCTCGCGCCCACGCCGTCCCGGGCGCCGTCCGTCCGCGACTTCGCGTTGCGGCGTCCTGAATGGAGCTACGAAGGCGACACAGGTCCCGACAAATGGGCCTCGCTGCGCCCGGAATGGGCCGTCTGCGCCCAAGGCAAGCGCCAGTCGCCGATAGACCTGCGCAACGGCATCGCGGTCGATCTCGAAGCGCCGCGCTTCGACTACCGCGAAACCGGCTTCCGCATCGCCGATACCGGCCGCACGCTGCGCGTGCACGTGGGGGCAGGCATGGGCGTGGTGCTGCGCAGCCAGCGTTACGAGCTCGAATTCTTCGAATTCCACCGTCCCTCGGTCGAGCGCGTCGGCGGCCAGGCGTCCGACATGGCCGTGCATTTCCATCACCGCGACGCCGCCGGTAACATTGCGATCGTCGCCGTGCTGCTCGAAAGCGGCGATCGTTCGCACCCGCTGATCCAGACCCTGTGGAACAACCTGCCGCTCGAGCGCGGCACGGACTACACGCCGACGGTCACGATAGACCCGGCGGGCCTGCTGCCCGCGTCCTCGTCGCACTACCTCTTCATGGGCTCGCTCGAATCCCCTCCCTGCACCGAAGGGGTGCTGTGGGCGGTGATGAAGGAGCCGCTCCTCCTCTCGTCCGACCAGCTCGCGATCTTTGCCCGCCTCTATGCCCGCAACGGCCGCCCGATCCAGCCGCACCACGGGCGGCTGATCCTGGAGTCGCGCTGA
- a CDS encoding TMEM165/GDT1 family protein, producing MNLPLEAFSVSTGIVALAEIGDKTQLLAFMLAARFRKPWPIIAGIFVATIANHAFAGAVGTWVTTVLGPDVLRWVLGLSFIAMAVWMMIPDKLDEDEITVPKFGVFATTVVAFFLAEMGDKTQIATVALAAQYGAFVAVVMGTTLGMMIANVPAVLVGNGIAQRLPVRLIHGVAASIFAVLGVAALLGFGMD from the coding sequence ATGAACCTGCCTCTCGAAGCATTTTCCGTTTCCACTGGCATCGTCGCGCTCGCCGAGATCGGCGACAAGACCCAGCTGCTCGCCTTCATGCTCGCCGCGCGCTTCCGCAAGCCGTGGCCGATCATCGCCGGCATCTTCGTCGCGACAATCGCGAACCATGCCTTCGCCGGCGCGGTCGGCACCTGGGTCACGACCGTGCTCGGGCCGGACGTGCTGCGCTGGGTGCTGGGCCTGTCCTTCATCGCGATGGCGGTGTGGATGATGATCCCCGACAAGCTCGACGAGGACGAGATCACGGTGCCGAAGTTCGGGGTGTTCGCAACGACGGTCGTCGCCTTCTTCCTCGCCGAGATGGGCGACAAGACACAGATCGCGACCGTCGCGCTGGCCGCGCAGTACGGCGCTTTCGTGGCGGTCGTCATGGGCACGACGCTGGGCATGATGATCGCGAACGTCCCGGCCGTGCTCGTCGGCAACGGTATCGCGCAACGACTCCCGGTGCGCCTGATCCATGGCGTGGCGGCGTCCATTTTCGCGGTGCTGGGTGTCGCGGCGTTGCTGGGCTTCGGCATGGATTGA
- a CDS encoding thiazole synthase gives MEEKAVQVRPAGDDPLVIGNRSYRSRLLVGTGKYRDFAHTRAAIDASGAEIVTVAIRRTNLGQHPGEPSLLDVLPPDRFTILPNTAGCYTADDAVRTLRLAREVLDGHDLVKLEVLGDRDTLYPNMPETLHAAERLVKDGFRVMVYCADDPVQARILEELGCVAIMPLASLIGSGMGILNPWNLGLIIDRAKVPVIVDAGVGTASDAAIAMELGCDGVLMNTAIAAAGDPVRMADAMGKAVAAGREAFLADRMPRKFYGASPSSPTSGLIGRADGGR, from the coding sequence ATGGAAGAAAAGGCGGTGCAGGTTCGGCCCGCGGGCGACGACCCGCTCGTGATCGGCAATCGCAGCTACCGCTCGCGCCTGCTGGTTGGCACCGGCAAGTACCGCGACTTCGCGCACACGCGGGCCGCGATCGACGCGAGCGGCGCCGAGATCGTCACCGTCGCGATCCGCCGCACCAACCTCGGCCAGCACCCCGGCGAGCCCAGCCTGCTCGACGTGCTGCCGCCCGACCGCTTCACGATCCTGCCCAACACCGCCGGCTGCTACACCGCCGACGACGCCGTCCGAACGCTGCGCCTCGCGCGCGAAGTCCTCGACGGCCACGACCTCGTCAAGCTCGAAGTGCTCGGCGACCGCGACACGCTGTACCCCAACATGCCCGAGACCTTGCACGCCGCCGAACGCCTCGTGAAGGACGGCTTCCGCGTGATGGTGTATTGCGCCGACGACCCCGTGCAGGCGCGCATCCTCGAAGAGCTCGGCTGCGTCGCGATCATGCCGCTCGCGTCCCTGATCGGTTCAGGCATGGGCATCCTCAATCCGTGGAACCTGGGACTCATCATCGACCGCGCGAAAGTGCCGGTGATCGTGGACGCCGGCGTGGGCACCGCGTCCGACGCCGCGATCGCGATGGAGCTCGGCTGCGACGGCGTGCTGATGAACACCGCGATCGCCGCCGCGGGCGACCCGGTCAGGATGGCCGATGCGATGGGCAAGGCCGTGGCGGCCGGGCGCGAGGCCTTCCTCGCCGACCGCATGCCGCGGAAGTTCTACGGCGCGTCGCCGAGTTCGCCGACCAGCGGGCTCATCGGGCGGGCCGACGGGGGCCGCTGA
- the thiS gene encoding sulfur carrier protein ThiS, producing the protein MVNGRAMPIPGGGCVADLVEALGHAGKRIAVELNGDIVPRGCYADVALNAGDRIEIVIAVGGG; encoded by the coding sequence ATCGTCAACGGTCGCGCGATGCCGATCCCCGGCGGGGGCTGCGTCGCCGACCTCGTCGAAGCGCTCGGCCATGCGGGCAAGCGCATCGCCGTCGAGCTCAACGGCGACATCGTGCCGCGCGGGTGCTATGCGGACGTCGCGCTCAACGCCGGCGACCGCATCGAAATCGTCATTGCAGTCGGAGGAGGCTAA
- the lipA gene encoding lipoyl synthase, whose amino-acid sequence MQTTLPGTGMRGAAKLARISVRIDPALASAPRPAWLRARDPGTPEVLRLQSVLREHKLNTVCEEAACPNIGECFGSGTATFMILGSLCTRRCPYCDVAHGRPLPPDPDEPRELAAVVAAMRLRYVVVTSVDRDDLRDGGAAHFADCIHQVRTAVAGIRIEVLTPDFRGREALALDQLAAAPPDVFNHNIETVPRLYRAARPGGDYAGSLALIEAVKRRLPQVPTKSGLMLGLGETDDEVLATLRDLRAHGCDIVTLGQYLRPSSAHLPVDRYVSPAEFERLRDEALALGFVEVAAGPLVRSSYRADEVARAATTGGAGMMAP is encoded by the coding sequence ATGCAAACCACACTTCCCGGCACCGGCATGCGCGGCGCCGCCAAGCTCGCGCGCATCTCGGTCCGCATCGACCCGGCCCTCGCGTCCGCGCCCCGTCCTGCTTGGCTGCGTGCACGCGACCCCGGCACGCCCGAAGTGCTGCGCCTCCAATCCGTGCTGCGCGAGCACAAACTCAACACGGTCTGCGAAGAGGCTGCCTGCCCGAACATCGGCGAATGCTTCGGCAGTGGCACCGCGACCTTCATGATCCTCGGCAGCCTCTGCACGCGCCGCTGCCCCTACTGCGACGTCGCCCACGGCAGGCCGCTGCCGCCCGACCCGGACGAGCCGCGCGAACTCGCGGCGGTCGTCGCGGCGATGCGTCTGCGCTACGTCGTGGTCACCTCGGTCGACCGCGATGATCTCCGCGACGGCGGCGCCGCGCATTTCGCGGACTGCATCCATCAGGTCCGCACCGCCGTCGCCGGCATCCGCATCGAAGTGCTGACGCCGGACTTCCGCGGCCGCGAAGCCCTCGCGCTCGACCAGCTCGCCGCCGCTCCGCCGGACGTCTTCAACCACAACATCGAGACCGTGCCGCGCCTCTACCGCGCCGCGCGTCCGGGCGGCGACTACGCGGGCTCGCTCGCGCTGATCGAAGCGGTGAAGCGCCGCCTGCCGCAAGTGCCGACCAAGTCCGGCCTGATGCTGGGCCTGGGTGAGACCGACGACGAAGTGCTCGCGACTTTGCGTGACCTGCGCGCGCATGGTTGCGACATCGTCACGCTGGGCCAGTACCTGCGCCCGTCGAGCGCGCACCTGCCGGTCGATCGCTACGTGTCGCCGGCGGAGTTCGAACGCCTGCGCGATGAGGCGCTCGCACTGGGCTTCGTCGAAGTCGCCGCGGGGCCGCTGGTGCGTTCGTCCTACCGCGCCGACGAAGTCGCGCGCGCCGCGACGACCGGCGGAGCGGGGATGATGGCCCCGTGA
- a CDS encoding acetoin dehydrogenase dihydrolipoyllysine-residue acetyltransferase subunit, giving the protein MSAIHKLTMPKWGLSMQEGKVNGWLKEVGDAIAVGDEIVEVESEKIAGAVEASVAGVLRRQLASGEDVLPVGGLLGIVADAEVPDAEIDAAIADFLANFTPDSGDEEDAGPKPEKVEVGGRRIRYLKRGGGANESGEPMILIHGFGGDLNNWLFNHEALAADRAVYALDLPGHGESAKDVGDGSLATLASAVVGFMDAVGLDAAHLVGHSMGGAVSMAVAQAAPARVKSLTLIASAALGDEINGAYIDGFVGANDRRALKPALSQLFSDAGLVTRQLIDDMLKYKRLEGVDAALRTISGTLFEHGRQATRLASVASGLGKPVLVIWGENDQIIPVSHARAVGKDALVEVLAGQGHMVQMEAANEVNRLITRFLG; this is encoded by the coding sequence ATGTCCGCGATTCACAAGCTCACCATGCCGAAATGGGGCCTCTCGATGCAGGAGGGCAAGGTCAACGGCTGGTTGAAGGAGGTTGGCGACGCGATCGCCGTGGGCGACGAGATCGTCGAGGTCGAGAGCGAGAAGATCGCCGGCGCGGTCGAGGCCTCGGTCGCGGGCGTGCTGCGCCGGCAGCTCGCATCGGGCGAGGATGTGCTGCCGGTCGGCGGCCTGCTCGGGATCGTCGCGGACGCCGAAGTGCCGGACGCCGAGATCGACGCGGCCATTGCCGACTTCCTCGCGAACTTCACGCCGGACAGCGGCGACGAGGAAGACGCGGGCCCGAAGCCGGAGAAGGTCGAGGTCGGTGGCCGCAGGATCCGTTACCTGAAACGCGGAGGGGGGGCAAATGAGAGCGGCGAGCCGATGATCCTGATCCACGGTTTCGGTGGCGACCTCAACAACTGGCTGTTCAACCATGAGGCGCTCGCGGCAGATCGCGCGGTGTATGCGCTCGACCTGCCGGGCCACGGTGAATCGGCGAAGGACGTCGGCGACGGCTCGCTCGCGACCCTGGCATCGGCGGTGGTCGGCTTCATGGACGCGGTCGGGCTCGATGCCGCGCACCTCGTCGGCCATTCGATGGGCGGTGCGGTGTCGATGGCCGTCGCGCAGGCCGCCCCGGCGCGTGTGAAATCGCTGACGCTGATCGCCAGCGCTGCACTCGGCGACGAGATCAATGGGGCCTACATCGACGGCTTCGTCGGCGCGAACGACCGCCGGGCGCTCAAACCCGCACTGAGCCAGCTCTTCTCCGACGCCGGCCTCGTCACGCGCCAGCTCATCGACGACATGCTCAAGTACAAGCGCCTCGAAGGCGTCGATGCGGCGCTGCGCACGATCAGCGGCACGCTCTTCGAGCATGGCCGCCAGGCGACCCGCCTCGCGTCGGTCGCGTCCGGACTAGGCAAGCCGGTGCTGGTGATCTGGGGCGAGAATGACCAGATCATCCCGGTGAGCCATGCGCGCGCCGTCGGCAAGGATGCGCTCGTCGAAGTGCTGGCGGGGCAGGGGCACATGGTGCAGATGGAAGCGGCGAACGAAGTCAATCGCCTCATCACGCGCTTCCTCGGCTAA
- a CDS encoding alpha-ketoacid dehydrogenase subunit beta → MARKITYQQAINEALDQEMARDPRVIIMGEDNAGGAGAPGDEDAWGGVLGVTKGLYHKYPGRVLDTPISESGYVGAAVGAACNGLRPVAELMFVDFLGVCFDQIYNQAAKFRYMFGGKAETPVVIRAMYGAGFRAAAQHSQCLYNMFTHIPGLKVVVPSNPYDAKGLLIQSIRDKDPVIFLEHKVLYTMEGEVPEESYALPFGEANVAREGDDVTIVAFGRMVNQALTAAAALQKQGIHCEVIDPRTTSPLDEDTILESVEKTGRLVIVDESTPRCSMASDIAGIVAQKAFGALKAPIEQVTAPHVPVPFSDALEDLYVPSPARIEAAVTRVKEYR, encoded by the coding sequence ATGGCAAGAAAGATCACCTACCAGCAGGCCATCAACGAGGCGCTGGACCAGGAAATGGCGCGTGATCCGCGCGTCATCATCATGGGCGAGGACAACGCGGGCGGCGCCGGTGCGCCCGGCGACGAGGATGCGTGGGGCGGCGTGCTGGGCGTCACGAAGGGGCTGTACCACAAGTATCCGGGCCGCGTGCTCGACACTCCGATCTCGGAGTCCGGCTACGTCGGCGCGGCGGTCGGCGCGGCATGCAACGGTCTGCGCCCGGTCGCCGAGCTGATGTTCGTCGACTTCCTCGGCGTGTGCTTCGACCAGATCTACAACCAGGCGGCGAAATTCCGCTACATGTTCGGCGGCAAGGCCGAGACGCCGGTCGTGATCCGCGCGATGTACGGTGCGGGCTTCCGCGCCGCCGCGCAGCACTCGCAGTGCCTGTACAACATGTTCACGCACATCCCGGGGCTGAAGGTCGTCGTGCCGTCGAACCCGTACGACGCTAAAGGCCTGCTGATCCAGTCCATTCGCGACAAGGACCCGGTGATCTTTCTCGAGCACAAGGTGCTGTACACGATGGAAGGCGAGGTGCCGGAGGAGAGCTACGCGCTGCCTTTCGGCGAGGCCAACGTCGCGCGCGAAGGCGACGACGTGACCATCGTCGCGTTCGGCCGCATGGTGAATCAGGCGCTCACCGCGGCAGCGGCGCTGCAGAAGCAGGGCATCCACTGCGAAGTGATCGACCCGCGCACGACCTCCCCGCTCGACGAGGACACGATCCTCGAAAGCGTCGAGAAGACCGGGCGGCTAGTCATCGTCGACGAATCCACGCCGCGTTGCAGCATGGCCTCCGACATTGCCGGCATCGTTGCGCAGAAGGCCTTCGGCGCGCTCAAGGCGCCGATCGAGCAGGTCACCGCCCCGCACGTACCCGTGCCTTTCAGCGACGCGCTGGAAGATCTTTACGTTCCGAGTCCGGCCCGCATCGAAGCGGCCGTCACCCGAGTCAAGGAGTACCGCTGA
- a CDS encoding thiamine pyrophosphate-dependent dehydrogenase E1 component subunit alpha — MSETLNRESLLKAYRTMRTIREFEERVHNDFATGEIPGFVHLYAGEEASATGVCMHLTGADYIASTHRGHGHCIAKGVDPVGMMAEIWGKATGTCKGKGGSMHIADLSVGMLGANGIVGGGGPLICGTALAAKIRGTKDVGVCFFGDGASNQGTIFEALNLAAVWKLPAIFVAENNGYAEATSSKYSVPCENIADRAPAFGMPGVIVDGFDFFAVHKAAGEAIKRAREGGGPTLLEVKLSRYYGHFEGDQQTYRAPGEVQNLRETKDCLLQFRRRVTADGEITADQLDAIDREVKTLIDDSVVRAKADPKPSPADLLTDVYVSY; from the coding sequence ATGAGCGAGACACTGAACCGCGAGAGCCTGCTCAAGGCTTACCGCACGATGCGCACGATCCGCGAGTTCGAGGAACGCGTGCATAACGACTTTGCGACCGGCGAGATCCCCGGCTTCGTGCATCTGTATGCCGGTGAGGAGGCCTCGGCGACCGGCGTGTGCATGCATCTGACCGGCGCAGACTACATCGCCAGCACCCATCGCGGCCACGGCCACTGCATCGCGAAAGGCGTGGACCCGGTCGGGATGATGGCCGAGATCTGGGGCAAGGCCACCGGCACCTGCAAGGGCAAGGGCGGCTCGATGCACATCGCGGACCTGTCGGTCGGCATGCTCGGCGCGAACGGCATCGTGGGAGGCGGCGGTCCGCTGATCTGCGGCACTGCGCTCGCCGCGAAGATCCGCGGGACGAAGGACGTGGGCGTGTGCTTCTTCGGCGACGGCGCGTCGAACCAGGGGACGATCTTCGAGGCGTTGAACCTCGCCGCCGTGTGGAAGCTGCCGGCGATCTTCGTCGCCGAGAACAACGGCTACGCCGAGGCGACCTCGTCGAAGTACTCGGTGCCCTGCGAGAACATCGCCGACCGCGCGCCCGCCTTCGGCATGCCCGGCGTGATCGTCGACGGCTTCGACTTCTTCGCGGTGCATAAGGCGGCGGGCGAGGCGATCAAGCGTGCGCGCGAAGGCGGCGGTCCGACGCTGCTGGAAGTGAAGCTGTCGCGCTACTACGGCCACTTCGAGGGCGACCAGCAGACCTACCGTGCGCCGGGCGAGGTTCAGAACCTGCGCGAGACGAAGGACTGCCTGCTGCAGTTCCGCCGCCGCGTGACTGCCGACGGCGAGATCACCGCTGACCAGCTCGACGCGATCGACCGCGAGGTGAAGACGCTGATCGACGACTCGGTGGTGCGCGCCAAGGCCGATCCGAAGCCGTCGCCGGCCGACCTGCTGACCGACGTGTACGTGTCGTACTGA
- a CDS encoding sigma-54-dependent Fis family transcriptional regulator → MRRPQEIVQHVGRVIDVVERGLPLGRDSTFERLARSWRRSLSTHQVDPALATTPRVVTAQELREHRDRIDAFMRIAREGMDRLHAQLRPVNYCVLLTDADGVTVDFRTVAELDREFKAEGFRVGTCWSEAVEGTCGVGTALIDGQPMLVHRDEHFRSHNIAFSCSSVPIFGPDDRPIAVLDASALHAPAQRESQLLVYRLVLDRAQQIENAFAWYTLRPYWVLQLGRLAEYLSVQTDYLVAFDDSGRIVGGNRRARLELLDGDGGPPPAFIHDLFECTTNEILAAAHGQPGQAFPLRLTANGERLFAILRAPAPRNRSAVALPTAVDDAAADDSACRQIPGFSHLALDDARLRGNVERALKVANRDIPVMLLGETGTGKEAFARAIHDYSERRNKPFVALNCAAIPETLIESELFGYRDGAFTGARSKGVRGKILQSDGGTLFLDEIGDMPLQLQSRLLRVLAEGEVLPLGAETPIPVRLHVVCATHQDLPELVQQGRFREDLYYRLNGAVFLLPPLRERDDIRSVIDKVTREEAATMDRSDLHLAAATLDALARHDWPGNIRQLRHAMRYACAIADGDTIRLEHLPPELFRARPAARADTCDDIPPLHLPSHTDVPRRPLSDTEAELRARMLAALRRHHWQVTVTARELGMSRATFYRKMTRLQIVSPNRREFDA, encoded by the coding sequence ATGAGGAGACCTCAGGAGATCGTCCAGCACGTGGGACGCGTGATCGACGTCGTCGAACGCGGCCTGCCGCTCGGGCGCGACAGCACCTTCGAGCGCCTCGCGCGCTCGTGGCGGCGATCGCTCAGCACGCACCAGGTCGATCCCGCGCTCGCGACCACGCCGCGCGTCGTCACCGCGCAGGAGCTGCGCGAACACCGCGACCGCATCGACGCCTTCATGCGCATCGCACGCGAAGGCATGGACCGCCTGCACGCGCAACTGCGGCCCGTGAACTACTGCGTGCTGCTCACCGACGCCGACGGCGTCACCGTGGACTTTCGCACCGTCGCGGAACTGGACCGCGAGTTCAAGGCCGAAGGCTTCCGCGTCGGCACCTGCTGGTCAGAGGCGGTCGAAGGCACCTGCGGCGTCGGCACGGCACTGATCGACGGCCAGCCGATGCTCGTGCATCGTGACGAGCACTTCCGCTCGCACAACATCGCCTTCAGCTGCAGCTCGGTGCCGATCTTCGGCCCCGACGACCGCCCGATCGCCGTGCTCGACGCCTCGGCGCTGCACGCCCCGGCCCAGCGCGAAAGCCAGCTCCTCGTCTATCGCCTCGTGCTGGACCGCGCGCAGCAGATCGAGAACGCCTTCGCGTGGTACACGCTGCGCCCCTACTGGGTGCTGCAGCTGGGGCGGCTCGCCGAATACCTCAGCGTGCAGACCGACTACCTCGTCGCCTTCGACGACAGCGGCCGCATCGTCGGCGGCAACCGGCGCGCACGGCTCGAACTGCTCGACGGCGACGGCGGCCCACCGCCCGCCTTCATCCACGATCTCTTCGAATGCACGACGAACGAGATCCTCGCCGCCGCCCACGGGCAACCCGGGCAGGCCTTCCCGCTCCGCCTCACGGCCAACGGCGAACGCCTGTTCGCGATCCTGCGTGCCCCGGCGCCGCGCAACCGCAGCGCCGTCGCGCTGCCGACGGCAGTCGATGACGCGGCCGCCGACGACAGCGCCTGTCGCCAGATCCCCGGCTTCTCGCATCTCGCGCTCGACGACGCCCGCCTGCGCGGCAACGTCGAACGCGCGCTGAAAGTCGCCAATCGCGACATCCCGGTGATGCTGCTGGGTGAGACCGGCACCGGCAAGGAAGCCTTCGCGCGCGCGATCCACGACTACAGCGAGCGCCGCAACAAACCCTTCGTCGCGCTCAACTGCGCGGCGATCCCCGAGACGCTGATCGAGAGCGAGCTCTTCGGCTACCGCGACGGCGCCTTCACCGGCGCGCGCAGCAAGGGCGTGCGCGGCAAGATCCTGCAATCCGACGGCGGCACGCTGTTCCTCGACGAGATCGGCGACATGCCGCTGCAACTGCAGAGCCGCCTGCTGCGCGTGCTCGCCGAAGGCGAGGTGCTGCCGCTCGGCGCCGAGACCCCGATCCCGGTGCGCCTGCACGTCGTCTGCGCGACCCACCAGGATCTGCCCGAGCTCGTGCAGCAGGGCCGCTTCCGCGAGGACCTATACTACCGCCTCAACGGCGCGGTATTCCTGCTCCCGCCCCTGCGCGAACGCGACGACATCCGCAGCGTGATCGACAAGGTCACGCGCGAGGAAGCGGCGACGATGGATCGCTCGGATCTCCATCTCGCCGCCGCCACGCTCGACGCCCTCGCCCGCCACGACTGGCCCGGCAACATCCGCCAGCTACGCCACGCGATGCGCTACGCGTGCGCGATCGCCGACGGCGACACGATCCGGCTCGAACACCTGCCGCCCGAGCTCTTCCGCGCCCGGCCTGCCGCTCGTGCCGACACCTGCGACGACATTCCGCCGCTGCACCTGCCGTCCCACACCGACGTCCCGCGCCGCCCGCTGTCGGATACCGAAGCCGAACTGCGCGCCCGCATGCTCGCCGCCCTGCGCCGACATCACTGGCAAGTCACGGTCACCGCGCGCGAACTCGGCATGTCGCGCGCGACCTTCTACCGCAAGATGACCCGGCTGCAGATCGTCAGCCCGAACCGGCGGGAATTCGACGCGTGA
- the arsC gene encoding arsenate reductase (glutaredoxin) (This arsenate reductase requires both glutathione and glutaredoxin to convert arsenate to arsenite, after which the efflux transporter formed by ArsA and ArsB can extrude the arsenite from the cell, providing resistance.), with translation MSEITIYHNPKCGTSRNTLALIRESGIEPQVIEYLKTPPTREELVALIAASGLSVREIMRSKEALFSELGLADQAKTDDELIDAMLAHPILMNRPIVVTPLGTRLCRPVEVVHEILQPR, from the coding sequence ATGAGCGAAATCACGATCTACCACAACCCCAAATGCGGCACCTCCCGCAACACCCTCGCATTGATCCGTGAAAGCGGCATCGAGCCCCAGGTCATCGAATACCTGAAGACCCCGCCGACACGCGAAGAACTCGTTGCCCTGATCGCCGCCAGCGGCCTGTCGGTGCGCGAGATCATGCGCAGCAAGGAAGCGCTCTTCTCCGAACTCGGCCTCGCCGACCAAGCGAAGACCGACGACGAGCTGATCGACGCGATGCTCGCGCACCCGATACTGATGAACCGCCCGATCGTCGTCACGCCGCTCGGCACGCGGCTGTGCCGGCCTGTGGAGGTCGTGCACGAAATCCTGCAGCCGCGCTAG
- a CDS encoding cytochrome c: MNRLKLFRMPSFRRALRTAPLLFKLVLGAALSFDAAAVGPAAPVVAHEPASQVAAPFDLADPARIEAGRKRFNKTCAGYCHGYEGTGGRAPDFKGRKDLPVPVMFETITTGRVGADVMPPWGAAFSAEQIWELVAYLQYLGEQ, encoded by the coding sequence ATGAATCGACTGAAGCTCTTTCGGATGCCGTCTTTCCGGCGCGCCTTGCGCACGGCGCCTCTCCTCTTCAAGCTCGTGCTGGGCGCGGCCCTCTCCTTCGACGCCGCCGCCGTTGGCCCCGCCGCTCCCGTTGTTGCGCACGAGCCCGCATCCCAGGTTGCTGCGCCTTTCGACCTCGCCGACCCGGCGCGCATCGAGGCCGGCCGCAAGCGCTTCAACAAGACCTGCGCGGGCTATTGCCACGGCTACGAGGGAACGGGCGGACGCGCGCCGGACTTCAAGGGGCGCAAGGATTTGCCGGTCCCCGTGATGTTCGAGACGATCACCACGGGGCGCGTCGGCGCGGATGTTATGCCTCCGTGGGGCGCGGCGTTCAGCGCGGAGCAGATCTGGGAGCTGGTGGCGTATCTGCAGTATTTGGGCGAACAGTAG